Proteins encoded within one genomic window of Bradyrhizobium sp. AZCC 1719:
- a CDS encoding c-type cytochrome, methanol metabolism-related, translated as MAPGTIAFAADDAAAVKTEDGKYFDKEGNPTYKVGADGTVDWYTYSGYRRYHSECHVCHGPDGMGSTYAPALQDSLKTMSYGDFVSVVASGRKSGNSVMPALGDNPNVACYMDDLYVYLRARAHDAVGRVRPAKKEDKPDAYTETEKSCMGAK; from the coding sequence GTGGCGCCGGGAACGATTGCCTTCGCTGCGGATGATGCTGCCGCGGTCAAGACGGAGGACGGTAAATATTTCGACAAGGAAGGAAACCCGACCTACAAAGTCGGGGCCGATGGCACGGTCGATTGGTACACCTACTCCGGATACCGTCGCTATCATTCCGAATGCCATGTCTGCCATGGCCCTGATGGGATGGGATCGACCTATGCGCCGGCGTTACAGGATTCGCTGAAGACGATGAGCTATGGCGACTTCGTCTCAGTCGTCGCGAGCGGCCGCAAGAGCGGCAACTCCGTCATGCCAGCCCTCGGCGATAATCCCAATGTCGCCTGCTACATGGACGACCTTTATGTGTATCTGCGCGCCCGCGCCCATGACGCTGTCGGGCGCGTCCGCCCTGCCAAGAAGGAAGACAAGCCCGACGCGTACACCGAGACGGAAAAGTCCTGCATGGGAGCCAAATGA
- a CDS encoding S-(hydroxymethyl)glutathione dehydrogenase/class III alcohol dehydrogenase: protein MKTRAAVAFEAKKPLEIVEVDLEGPKAGEVLVEIKATGICHTDAYTLDGFDSEGIFPSILGHEGAGIVREVGAGVTSLKAGDHVIPLYTPECRQCKSCLSGKTNLCTAIRATQGKGVMPDGTSRFSYQGKPIYHYMGCSTFSNFTVLPEIAVAKIREDAPFDKSCYIGCGVTTGVGAVVNTAKVTPGANVVVFGLGGIGLNVIQGAKMVGADKIVGVDINDSKEDWGRRFGMTHFVNPTKVSDIVQHLVGLTDGGADYTFDCTGNTTVMRQALEACHRGWGVSVVIGVAESGKEIATRPFQLVTGRVWKGTAFGGARGRTDVPKIVDWYMNGKIEIDPMITHVLKLEEINKGFDLMHEGKSIRSVVVF, encoded by the coding sequence ATGAAGACCCGCGCTGCTGTCGCATTCGAGGCCAAGAAGCCTCTTGAAATCGTCGAGGTCGATCTGGAAGGCCCGAAGGCCGGTGAAGTCCTCGTTGAGATAAAGGCGACCGGAATCTGCCACACCGACGCCTACACGCTCGACGGATTCGACAGCGAAGGAATCTTTCCTTCGATACTCGGTCATGAGGGCGCAGGCATCGTCCGCGAAGTCGGGGCGGGCGTGACGTCGCTCAAGGCCGGCGATCACGTGATTCCGCTCTACACGCCGGAATGTCGCCAGTGCAAAAGCTGCCTGAGCGGCAAGACCAACCTTTGCACGGCTATCCGCGCAACGCAGGGGAAGGGCGTGATGCCGGACGGCACCTCGCGCTTCAGCTACCAGGGCAAGCCGATCTATCACTACATGGGCTGCTCGACGTTTTCGAACTTTACCGTTCTGCCGGAAATCGCGGTGGCAAAGATCCGCGAGGACGCGCCCTTCGACAAGAGCTGCTACATCGGTTGCGGGGTGACGACGGGCGTTGGCGCTGTGGTGAATACCGCAAAGGTGACACCGGGCGCCAACGTCGTCGTTTTCGGTCTCGGCGGCATCGGGCTCAACGTCATCCAGGGCGCGAAGATGGTGGGCGCCGACAAGATCGTCGGCGTCGACATCAACGATTCCAAGGAGGATTGGGGCCGCCGCTTCGGCATGACGCATTTCGTCAATCCGACCAAGGTCAGTGACATCGTTCAGCATCTGGTCGGGCTCACCGACGGCGGCGCCGACTACACCTTCGACTGCACCGGCAACACCACCGTGATGCGGCAGGCGCTCGAAGCGTGCCATCGCGGCTGGGGCGTCTCGGTCGTGATCGGGGTCGCTGAGTCCGGCAAGGAAATCGCCACCCGGCCGTTCCAACTCGTGACCGGCCGCGTCTGGAAGGGCACGGCGTTTGGCGGCGCGCGGGGCCGTACGGATGTGCCGAAAATCGTCGACTGGTACATGAACGGGAAGATCGAGATCGATCCGATGATCACCCACGTCCTCAAGCTGGAGGAGATCAATAAGGGTTTCGACCTCATGCACGAAGGCAAGTCGATCCGTTCGGTTGTCGTGTTCTGA
- the xoxF5 gene encoding lanthanide-dependent methanol dehydrogenase XoxF5 yields MRKVLSAACLGAMATFVVGVAYANEELIKMSQNPKDWVQPAGDYANTRYSKLNQINASNVGKLQVAWTFSTGVLRGHEGGPLIIGNMMYVHTPFPNKVYALDLSQDNKIVWKYEPKQDPNVIPVMCCDTVNRGVAYGDGKIFLHQADTTLVALDAKTGQVAWSVKNGDPGKGATGTSSPLVVKDKVLIGISGGEFGVQCHVTAYDLKSGKQVWRAFSEGPDDQIMFDEKTTEHGKPVGKDSSIKTWQGDQWKIGGGCTWGWMSYDPSLNLVYYGSGNPSTWNPKQRPGDNKWSMTVFARNADTGVARWVYQMTPHDEWDYDGVNEMILSDQNVNGQERKLLTHFDRNGLAYTMDRATGELLVAEKYDPKVNWTTGVDMNKSSPTYGRPKVVDQYSTEKGGEDKNTKGICPAALGTKDQQPAAYSPDTQLFYVPTNHVCMDYEPFKVSYTAGQPYVGATLSMYPPQGESHMGNFIAWDNKTGKIVWSNKEQFSVWSGALATAGGVVFYGTLEGHLKAVDAKTGKELYKFKTPSGIIGNINTYEQGGRQYVAVLSGVGGWAGIGLAAGLTDPTAGLGAVGGYAALSNYTALGGTLTVFALPQ; encoded by the coding sequence ATGCGCAAGGTGCTATCCGCAGCCTGTCTTGGCGCTATGGCGACATTCGTTGTCGGCGTCGCATACGCCAACGAAGAACTGATCAAGATGTCGCAGAACCCAAAGGACTGGGTGCAGCCGGCCGGCGACTACGCCAATACACGCTACTCGAAGCTTAACCAGATCAACGCATCCAACGTCGGCAAGCTTCAGGTCGCCTGGACCTTCTCGACCGGAGTGCTGCGCGGCCACGAAGGCGGCCCGCTCATCATCGGCAACATGATGTACGTCCATACGCCGTTCCCGAACAAGGTCTATGCGCTTGACCTTTCGCAGGACAACAAAATCGTCTGGAAGTACGAGCCGAAGCAGGATCCGAACGTCATTCCGGTGATGTGCTGCGACACGGTGAATCGCGGCGTAGCCTATGGCGACGGCAAGATCTTCCTGCATCAAGCCGACACCACCTTGGTCGCGCTTGATGCCAAGACCGGGCAGGTCGCGTGGAGCGTCAAAAATGGTGATCCGGGTAAGGGCGCTACCGGCACCTCCTCGCCGCTGGTCGTCAAGGACAAGGTTCTGATCGGCATTTCCGGTGGCGAGTTTGGCGTGCAGTGTCACGTTACTGCCTATGACCTCAAGAGCGGCAAGCAGGTATGGCGCGCCTTCTCTGAGGGGCCGGACGATCAGATCATGTTCGATGAGAAGACCACCGAGCACGGCAAGCCGGTCGGAAAGGATTCGAGCATCAAGACCTGGCAGGGCGATCAGTGGAAGATCGGTGGCGGCTGCACATGGGGCTGGATGTCCTATGACCCCAGTCTGAACCTTGTCTATTACGGTTCGGGCAACCCCTCGACCTGGAACCCGAAGCAGCGTCCGGGCGACAACAAGTGGTCGATGACCGTTTTCGCGCGCAATGCAGATACCGGCGTGGCGCGCTGGGTCTACCAGATGACGCCCCATGACGAATGGGACTATGACGGCGTCAACGAAATGATCCTCAGCGACCAGAACGTCAACGGCCAGGAGCGTAAGCTGCTGACCCATTTCGACCGCAACGGTTTGGCCTACACGATGGACCGTGCCACCGGTGAACTTCTGGTCGCCGAGAAGTACGATCCCAAAGTGAACTGGACCACCGGCGTCGACATGAACAAGAGCTCGCCGACTTATGGTCGTCCCAAGGTCGTCGATCAGTATTCGACGGAGAAGGGTGGCGAGGACAAGAACACCAAAGGTATCTGCCCGGCCGCGCTCGGCACCAAGGACCAACAGCCGGCAGCCTATTCGCCTGATACGCAACTGTTCTATGTCCCGACCAACCACGTCTGCATGGACTATGAGCCGTTCAAGGTGAGCTACACCGCGGGTCAGCCCTACGTCGGCGCGACGCTCTCGATGTATCCGCCTCAAGGCGAAAGCCATATGGGCAACTTCATCGCCTGGGACAACAAGACCGGCAAGATCGTCTGGTCGAACAAGGAGCAGTTCTCGGTCTGGTCGGGCGCTCTCGCAACGGCAGGCGGCGTGGTGTTCTACGGAACGCTGGAAGGCCACCTGAAGGCGGTCGACGCCAAGACGGGTAAGGAACTCTACAAGTTCAAGACCCCGTCCGGCATCATCGGCAACATCAACACCTATGAGCAGGGCGGCAGGCAGTATGTGGCCGTGCTGTCCGGCGTCGGCGGCTGGGCGGGTATCGGCCTTGCCGCGGGTCTGACCGATCCGACTGCGGGCCTCGGTGCCGTCGGTGGCTATGCCGCGCTGAGCAACTACACCGCGCTGGGCGGCACGCTCACCGTGTTCGCGCTGCCGCAGTAA